The following coding sequences lie in one Spinacia oleracea cultivar Varoflay chromosome 1, BTI_SOV_V1, whole genome shotgun sequence genomic window:
- the LOC130462605 gene encoding protein FAR-RED IMPAIRED RESPONSE 1-like: MGVGRNTTCMEDGDIGGPGDGDGVSTINADMYTTATKRNKGLVLPTPSVGMSFANWEALNNYFRSYGEQQGFGVVCMGGNKSGVKDSETGKSNSLRTYVWRCECHGRPKYRRMVNGRVVTCAEEPILKRKTKKCSCLVMLYGARTKENLWVVKSVVTEHLNHIPTPTKSNHISMFRVRKITQTILKQIENDHDSGAPVAQIFNNLAGRRNGVENIGFTKKDVHNILNRRVRLRLRDGDAVAMINYLDKMTKDNQKNFHLHRLDKTGKLQDVMWVDARSRAAYEYFGDVVCFDSTYLTNKYELPFSNFVGVNHHGQTILLGCALVSHETAETFVWLFRAWLSCMGGKAPAAIMTDQDAAMRKAIRIAMPMPKTRHRWCMWHIMQKFSRKMGSMTDFPQIKVALQNVIYNSLTPVEFEEGWAEGVETFKLKEAKESYKWLVGISYMALSLVRMSFMFNSFVVNLPNDLF; the protein is encoded by the exons ATGGGAGTGGGGCGAAACACTACTTGTATGGAGGATGGAGACATTGGCGGCCCTGGTGATGGAGATGGGGTTTCAACCATTAACGCAGATATGTATACAACTGCTACGAAGCGGAACAAAGGTCTCGTTCTACCGACCCCTTCTGTTGGAATGTCTTTTGCTAATTGGGAAGCATTGAATAACTATTTTCGGTCCTATGGGGAGCAACAAGGTTTTGGTGTAGTGTGTATGGGAGGGAATAAGAGCGGGGTGAAAGACAGTGAAACGGGCAAATCGAATTCCCTGAGGACCTATGTTTGGAGGTGTGAGTGTCATGGAAGGCCAAAATACCGGCGGATGGTGAATGGCAGGGTAGTTACCTGCGCAGAGGAACCAATTCTTAAGAGGAAGACGAAGAAGTGTAGTTGCCTTGTTATGCTATATGGGGCTCGGACCAAAGAGAATTTATGGGTTGTGAAGAGTGTTGTTACTGAACATTTGAACCACATTCCCACTCCTACCAAGTCCAACCATATTTCCATGTTCCGGGTCAGGAAAATAACTCAGACAATCCTGAAACAGATTGAAAATGATCACGATTCAGGTGCACCTGTGGCTCAGATTTTCAATAACTTAGCGGGAAGAAGGAATGGTGTAGAGAATATTGGTTTTACGAAGAAAGACGTGCATAATATTTTGAATAGGAGGGTGCGATTGAGGCTACGAGATGGGGATGCTGTTGCAATGATAAATTATTTAGATAAAATGACAAAGGATAATCAAAAAAATTTCCATCTCCACCGGCTTGATAAAACAGGGAAGTTGCAGGATGTAATGTGGGTTGATGCTCGTAGCAGAGCCGCGTATGAGTATTTTGGGGATGTGGTTTGTTTTGACTCCACGTACTTGACAAACAAGTATGAGTTGCCATTTTCGAACTTTGTTGGGGTGAATCACCATGGGCAAACAATTTTGCTTGGATGTGCATTAGTGTCTCATGAAACCGCGGAAACGTTCGTTTGGCTCTTTAGGGCATGGTTGTCTTGTATGGGGGGTAAAGCTCCCGCTGCTATTATGACCGACCAGGATGCGGCTATGAGGAAGGCAATTAGAATAGCAATGCCAATGCCTAAAACCAGACATCGTTGGTGTATGTGGCATATTATGCAGAAGTTCAGCCGAAAAATGGGTTCGATGACTGATTTTCCCCAAATAAAAGTTGCCCTACAGAATGTCATATACAACAGTTTGACCCCTGTTGAATTCGAAGAAGGTTGGGCTGAAGGGGTGGAAACTTTCAAGCTGAAGGAGGCTAAGGAAAGCTACAAGTGGCTAGTAG GTATTTCATATATGGCATTGTCTTTGGTGAGAATGTCTTTCATGTTCAATTCCTTTGTTGTTAATTTACCTAATGACCTTTTTTAA
- the LOC130462607 gene encoding uncharacterized protein, protein MWIPAYVKHIFWAGMQTTQRVESINNFFDGYLKKNTRLYQFAPRYCKAMESRANDEKAADVNCCRFTRSLVGEFAVERKFQKLYTDAKFVEVQIQCMRVCYVTPITSKVVSDVEVEHTVSDKVWVWSKFLRKEISLAGRKRIYVVMFNKETSFAKCDCKHFECHGIMCRHIIKVLDVEDVENVPAGYIVDRWRKDIQRKHTLVKVAYHDPEKTEEVKRYDRIMNAVEPAALRGSLSEQKLDLVIEGIMNIVLRLDESDALSAVGDNEAGALTSGGNRMAIVGPTTPGSVNKPPNSVGDDTTTLTPLKQVKKNKSVVPQGFPETRNCQNTCLPQHNYVQPPNTFHPGWGSHDQYGYSADYPPQMAGQVRGTMVYPQQNYNNGVSVQQFQSSGRVSGVVATNLFPSGQTEIHMSVGGIRMTPEGGDVLLSQDRCGISMSQNISGGPIAQNLSGLHMSQNINGVQMSQNLSGVQISQMSQMSQNAGSIRYFTSNSSSRGGNYQEAGTHCMPANHNQHRHCFQVVNETSHGDHRSYQPTTKHLLQSNPGFLVNEGGCGTHSIHGASGNLVFTQDLLSCHDLTKN, encoded by the exons ATGTGGATACCTGCATATGTGAAGCATATTTTTTGGGCGGGGATGCAGACGACTCAGAGGGTTGAGAGTATTAACAATTTCTTCGACGGGTACTTGAAGAAGAATACGAGATTATATCAGTTTGCTCCTAGGTACTGCAAGGCCATGGAAAGTAGGGCCAATGATGAAAAAGCTGCTGATGTGAACTGCTGTCGTTTTACTCGGTCTTTGGTTGGAGAGTTTGCTGTGGAGAGGAAGTTCCAGAAACTATATACGGATGCGAAGTTCGTTGAAGTCCAGATCCAATGTATGCGGGTATGTTACGTAACACCTATTACTTCGAAAGTAGTTTCTGATgtggaggttgagcatacggtgTCTGACAAAGTATGGGTATGGTCCAAGTTCTTGAGAAAGGAAATATCTTTGGCAGGCCGGAAGCGTATATACGTCGTGATGTTCAACAAGGAGACCTCATTTGCAAAGTGTGACTGCAAACATTTCGAGTGCCACGGCATTATGTGTAGGCACATCATTAAGGTGTTGGACGTGGAGGATGTGGAAAATGTGCCTGCTGGATATATAGTTGACCGATGGAGGAAAGATATACAACGCAAGCACACTCTTGTGAAGGTTGCTTATCATGATCCCGAGAAAACAGAAGAAGTTAAGCGCTATGACCGGATTATGAATGCGGTGGAACCTGCTGCCCTCCGTGGATCACTTTCCGAGCAgaagttggatttggtcatagaAGGTATTATGAATATTGTGTTACGTCTTGATGAGAGTGATGCTCTTTCAGCAGTTGGTGATAACGAAGCTGGTGCACTGACTTCCGGGGGGAACAGGATGGCGATTGTTGGTCCTACGACACCAGGCTCCGTTAACAAACCTCCAAACAGCGTTGGGGATGATACTACCACACTTACCCCCCT GAAGCAAGTCAAGAAAAACAAGAGTGTTGTACCACAAGGCTTTCCAGAAACCAGAAATTGTCAGAACACTTGCCTTCCTCAACACAACTACGTGCAGCCGCCAAACACCTTCCATCCTGGTTGGGGATCCCACGATCAATAT GGGTATAGTGCTGATTACCCGCCTCAAATGGCTGGGCAAGTAAGGGGGACTATGGTATACCCTCAGCAGAACTACAACAATGGGGTATCTGTTCAAcagtttcag TCATCTGGAAGAGTAAGTGGAGTTGTTGCCACAAATTTGTTTCCCTCAGGACAGACAGAAATTCACATGTCTGTGGGTGGGATTCGTATGACCCCGGAGGGTGGTGACGTACTTTTGTCCCAAGACCGTTGTGGTATATCAATGTCACAAAACATATCTGGTGGTCCAATTGCCCAAAACCTATCCGGTTTACACATGTCCCAGAACATTAATGGTGTGCAAATGTCGCAAAACTTGAGTGGAGTGCAAATATCTCAGATGTCGCAAATGTCCCAGAATGCTGGTTCCATTCGTTACTTCACCAGTAACAGCAGCAGCAGAGGTGGAAATTATCAAGAGGCCGGGACTCATTGTATGCCTGCAAATCATAACCAGCACCGGCATTGTTTCCAGGTTGTGAACGAAACCTCCCATGGGGATCACCGCAGTTATCAACCAACTACTAAACACTTGTTGCAGTCCAATCCGGGTTTTTTAGTCAATGAGGGTGGGTGTGGAACGCATTCTATACATGGCGCCAGTGGTAATCTAGTATTCACTCAAGACCTGCTCAGTTGTCATGACCTTACGAAGAATTAG